One window from the genome of Bradyrhizobium xenonodulans encodes:
- the boxB gene encoding benzoyl-CoA 2,3-epoxidase subunit BoxB, translated as MNMNIMNVDYSTKIPNNVNLAEDRQVLKALEGWHPGYMDWWSDMGPEGFQESLVYLRTAYSVDPRGWAKFDYVRMPDYRWGILLAPQEENRVVPFGEHYGEPAWQEVPGEYRAMLRRLIVIQGDTEPASVEQQRHLGKTAPSLYDMRNLFQVNVEEGRHLWAMVYLLQKYFGRDGREEADDLLRRRSGDADAPRMLGAFNEATPDWLSFFMFTYFTDRDGKMQLHSLAQSGFDPLSRTCRFMLTEEAHHMFVGETGITRVVQRTCDAMREAGITDPTDIAKVRALGVIDLPTIQKKLNLHYTLSLDLFGSEVSTNAANAFNTGIKGRYHETQIDDDHQLKNATYPVLKFINGEIKLVDEPALTALNMRLRDDYSQDCVKGMLRWNKVISTAGYDFKLTLPNVAFHRHIGEFKDVHATPDGILIDDAMWAKRKDEWLPSKADGDFITSLMQPVTETGVFASWIAPPKVGIDNKPGDFEYVKIES; from the coding sequence ATGAACATGAACATCATGAACGTCGACTACTCGACCAAGATTCCCAACAACGTGAATCTCGCCGAAGACCGCCAGGTGCTGAAGGCGCTGGAAGGCTGGCATCCCGGTTACATGGATTGGTGGAGCGACATGGGGCCGGAAGGTTTCCAGGAATCGTTGGTGTATTTGCGCACTGCCTACTCGGTCGATCCGCGCGGCTGGGCCAAGTTCGATTACGTGCGCATGCCCGACTATCGCTGGGGCATTCTGCTGGCGCCCCAGGAAGAGAACCGCGTCGTGCCGTTCGGCGAGCATTATGGCGAGCCGGCCTGGCAGGAAGTGCCGGGCGAATACCGCGCCATGCTGCGCCGCCTGATCGTGATCCAGGGCGATACTGAACCGGCCTCGGTCGAGCAGCAGCGCCATCTCGGCAAGACCGCGCCCTCGCTCTACGACATGCGCAACCTGTTCCAGGTCAATGTCGAGGAAGGCCGCCACCTCTGGGCGATGGTCTATCTGCTGCAAAAGTACTTCGGTCGCGACGGCCGCGAGGAAGCCGACGATTTGCTCCGCCGCCGCTCCGGCGATGCCGATGCGCCGCGCATGCTGGGCGCCTTCAACGAGGCGACGCCGGACTGGCTGTCCTTCTTCATGTTCACCTACTTCACCGACCGCGACGGCAAGATGCAGCTGCACAGCCTCGCGCAGTCGGGCTTCGATCCGCTGTCGCGCACCTGCCGCTTCATGCTGACCGAGGAAGCGCACCACATGTTCGTCGGCGAGACCGGCATCACCCGCGTCGTGCAGCGCACCTGCGATGCGATGCGCGAAGCCGGCATCACTGATCCCACGGACATCGCCAAGGTCCGCGCGCTCGGCGTCATCGATCTGCCGACCATCCAGAAGAAGCTGAACCTGCACTACACGCTGTCGCTCGATCTGTTCGGCTCGGAAGTCTCGACCAACGCGGCCAACGCCTTCAACACCGGCATCAAGGGCCGCTATCACGAGACCCAGATCGACGACGATCACCAGCTCAAGAACGCGACCTATCCGGTGCTGAAGTTCATCAACGGCGAGATCAAGCTGGTGGACGAGCCGGCGCTGACCGCACTCAACATGCGCCTGCGCGACGATTACAGCCAGGATTGCGTCAAGGGCATGCTGCGCTGGAACAAGGTGATCTCGACCGCGGGCTACGATTTCAAGCTGACGCTGCCCAACGTCGCCTTCCACCGCCACATCGGCGAGTTTAAGGACGTGCACGCGACGCCCGACGGCATTTTGATCGACGATGCCATGTGGGCGAAGCGCAAGGACGAATGGCTGCCCTCGAAGGCCGATGGCGACTTCATCACCTCCCTGATGCAGCCCGTCACCGAAACCGGCGTGTTCGCCTCCTGGATCGCGCCGCCCAAGGTCGGCATCGACAACAAGCCCGGCGATTTCGAGTATGTGAAGATCGAGTCGTAA
- a CDS encoding polysaccharide deacetylase family protein: MKQLRNNVIRAGLGALYFSGAHHLLRPLLSGVGAIFMLHHVRPARDAAFQPNRHLEVTPEFLRATLSHLRSRDIDIVSMDELHERLVQGRFARRFAAFTLDDGYRDNLDHALPVLREFDAPLAVYVASDFAEGTGRLWWTALEAVIAKAEQIDVQIGNGALRLDATTPAAKQAAFDRLHDWLRALPGEHDLKREIEALCTTYDVDMEALCRGLCLSWNEVKTFAADPLVTIGAHSISHCNLARQSGEIASQEMAVSRARIEQALGRKVQHFAYPYGDRDAAGEREFALAATAGFKTAVTTRPGMLFAENAGHMTALPRVSLNGNYQDTRILPVLTSGAATAMWNGFRRIAAA; encoded by the coding sequence ATGAAACAACTCCGTAACAACGTCATCCGCGCCGGGCTGGGAGCACTCTATTTCAGCGGGGCGCACCACCTCTTGCGCCCGCTTTTGTCGGGCGTCGGCGCTATTTTCATGCTGCACCACGTCCGGCCGGCCCGCGACGCCGCGTTCCAGCCCAACCGGCACCTCGAGGTCACCCCGGAATTCCTGCGCGCCACGCTGAGCCACCTGCGCTCGCGCGACATCGACATCGTCAGCATGGACGAGCTGCATGAGCGGCTGGTGCAGGGCAGGTTCGCGCGCCGCTTCGCCGCCTTCACCCTGGACGACGGCTACCGCGACAATCTCGACCACGCGCTGCCGGTTCTGCGCGAATTTGACGCGCCCCTGGCCGTCTACGTCGCCAGCGATTTCGCCGAGGGCACCGGACGTCTCTGGTGGACGGCGCTGGAGGCCGTGATCGCCAAGGCCGAGCAGATCGACGTCCAAATCGGCAATGGCGCGCTGCGGCTCGATGCGACGACCCCTGCTGCAAAACAGGCGGCGTTCGACCGCCTGCACGACTGGCTGCGCGCGCTTCCAGGCGAGCATGATCTCAAGCGTGAGATCGAGGCGCTCTGCACGACATATGACGTCGACATGGAAGCGCTGTGCCGCGGCCTGTGTCTGTCCTGGAACGAGGTGAAGACCTTTGCCGCCGATCCGCTGGTGACAATCGGCGCGCATTCCATCAGTCATTGCAATCTCGCCAGGCAGAGCGGGGAGATCGCATCGCAGGAGATGGCGGTGAGCCGCGCGCGGATCGAGCAGGCGCTCGGCCGCAAGGTGCAGCATTTTGCATATCCCTACGGCGACCGCGATGCCGCGGGCGAGCGCGAATTCGCGCTTGCCGCAACCGCCGGCTTCAAGACCGCAGTGACGACGCGGCCCGGCATGCTGTTCGCCGAGAATGCCGGCCACATGACCGCGCTGCCGCGCGTCTCGCTCAACGGCAACTACCAGGACACGCGGATTCTGCCGGTGCTGACCTCGGGCGCCGCAACCGCGATGTGGAACGGCTTTCGTCGGATCGCGGCGGCTTAG
- a CDS encoding ATP-binding protein, with protein MAIDAPSSPTAQPWSDRLRHSTVILIAAALALSVVVSLGELSVLHAVAVFLCIAAAALVPWRLHDAATSRDDVRRINPVESAAVAAVVAGMPDPAVLLDRAGRVIHLNAAAAQLAPALRRNELAQFALRSPEIITALRESIATTEPRRATYLDHVPVDRWMELIITPVPVPTAFGGADKCMLMTFHDQTPLRRVEEMRADFVANASHELRTPLAALSGFIDTLQGQAKDDPKARERFLGIMHNQATRMARLIDDLLSLSRVELSAHVRPDTLVDLLPIILQVADGLEPLARERQVEVETHLPEAPVMIAGDREELLRLFENLIENALKYGASGGRVIVSLTPAVATDGTQEIRVMVRDFGPGIAPEHLPRLTERFYRVDVGDSRSQGGTGLGLSLVKHILNRHRGRLLIESVPRQGATFTACFPQVRTPVSV; from the coding sequence ATGGCGATCGACGCCCCATCTTCTCCCACCGCCCAGCCTTGGTCCGACCGGCTGCGGCATTCGACCGTCATTCTGATCGCCGCGGCGCTGGCGCTGTCGGTGGTGGTCTCGCTCGGCGAATTGTCCGTGCTGCACGCCGTTGCCGTGTTTCTCTGCATCGCCGCTGCGGCGCTGGTCCCCTGGCGCCTGCATGATGCCGCGACCTCGCGCGACGATGTCCGGCGCATCAACCCGGTCGAGAGCGCCGCGGTGGCCGCGGTCGTCGCCGGCATGCCGGATCCGGCGGTGCTGCTCGACCGTGCCGGCCGCGTCATCCATCTCAATGCCGCCGCCGCCCAGCTCGCGCCGGCGCTGCGCCGGAACGAGCTCGCCCAATTCGCACTGCGCTCGCCGGAGATCATCACGGCGCTGCGGGAGTCGATCGCGACCACCGAGCCGCGGCGCGCGACCTATCTCGACCACGTCCCGGTCGATCGCTGGATGGAGCTGATCATCACGCCAGTGCCGGTGCCGACCGCCTTCGGCGGCGCCGACAAATGCATGTTGATGACCTTCCACGACCAGACGCCGCTGCGCCGGGTCGAGGAGATGCGGGCCGATTTCGTCGCCAATGCCAGCCACGAGCTGCGCACACCGCTGGCCGCGCTGTCCGGCTTCATCGACACGCTCCAGGGCCAGGCCAAGGACGATCCCAAGGCGCGGGAGCGCTTTCTCGGCATCATGCACAACCAGGCCACCCGCATGGCGCGCCTGATCGACGACCTGCTCTCGCTGTCGCGGGTCGAACTGTCGGCCCATGTCCGGCCCGACACCCTGGTCGACCTGCTGCCGATCATCCTCCAGGTCGCCGACGGGCTCGAGCCGCTGGCGCGCGAGCGCCAGGTCGAGGTCGAGACCCATCTGCCGGAGGCGCCGGTGATGATCGCGGGCGACCGCGAGGAGCTGCTCCGCCTGTTCGAGAATTTGATCGAGAACGCGCTCAAATACGGTGCCTCGGGCGGGCGTGTCATCGTGTCGCTGACACCGGCCGTGGCCACTGATGGAACTCAGGAAATCCGGGTCATGGTCCGGGATTTCGGCCCCGGCATCGCGCCGGAACATTTGCCGCGCCTGACCGAGCGGTTCTACCGCGTGGATGTCGGCGACAGCCGCTCTCAAGGCGGAACCGGACTCGGATTATCGCTGGTGAAACATATTCTTAACCGTCATCGCGGCCGGCTTTTGATCGAAAGCGTGCCCAGGCAGGGCGCCACCTTCACCGCCTGTTTTCCCCAGGTCAGGACTCCTGTCTCGGTCTGA
- a CDS encoding OmpA family protein, whose protein sequence is MQKLFRWASKWWPGLIPLAVMWGFAAWNNTLPVEADLSARSSAALKDTVLDKTRIAVDGRDIALAADAFSEEGRRDAVMAVDMVPGVRLVDDRTRLVPEAKPFVWNAERDVVRVTLSGSAPLPSMKARLTEAARKEVNGVEVADQMGLARGAPARFEAAAMLLLDQIGKLKDGKITITDTKVNLSGMARDLGGREAIAAALKNLPEGFSIAANEVKAPPYIFQAYKDPVAATVTLTGYVPDNNVHAAIATSALRKFFTEKVVDNLKASIGAPASFNTAVVAALGALSRLSTGTLVVSDREVKLSGDALYEGAANDIRAGLGKDFPKNWQYKPEITVKPAAGPVDGTVCQQLFTELLNKGKIRFAAKRADIDPDSAAILDHLIETALRCPTTNIEVAGHTDADGEDSFNQALSEKRAQAVIDYLVKAGLPATRFAAVGHGATQPLAGNDTDEGKAQNRRIEFLVR, encoded by the coding sequence ATGCAGAAGCTTTTCAGGTGGGCCAGCAAATGGTGGCCGGGGCTGATCCCCCTGGCCGTCATGTGGGGATTTGCGGCCTGGAATAATACCTTGCCGGTCGAGGCGGACCTGTCCGCGCGCAGCTCGGCGGCGCTCAAGGATACCGTTCTGGACAAGACCCGGATCGCGGTGGACGGCCGCGACATCGCTCTGGCCGCGGACGCCTTTTCCGAGGAAGGCCGCCGCGACGCGGTCATGGCGGTGGACATGGTCCCGGGCGTGCGCCTGGTCGACGACCGGACCCGCCTCGTTCCCGAAGCCAAACCCTTCGTCTGGAATGCCGAGCGTGACGTGGTGCGGGTGACGCTGTCGGGCTCCGCGCCCTTGCCGTCGATGAAGGCAAGGCTCACCGAGGCGGCGCGCAAGGAGGTCAACGGGGTCGAGGTCGCCGATCAGATGGGGCTGGCACGCGGTGCGCCGGCACGGTTCGAGGCGGCCGCGATGCTGCTGCTCGACCAGATCGGCAAGCTCAAGGACGGCAAGATCACGATCACGGACACCAAGGTCAATCTGTCGGGCATGGCGCGCGACCTCGGCGGCCGTGAGGCGATTGCGGCTGCGCTGAAGAACCTGCCCGAGGGGTTTTCGATCGCCGCCAACGAGGTCAAGGCGCCGCCCTACATCTTCCAGGCCTACAAGGACCCGGTCGCCGCGACCGTGACGCTGACCGGCTACGTGCCCGACAACAACGTGCACGCGGCCATCGCGACCAGCGCGTTGCGAAAGTTCTTCACCGAGAAAGTCGTCGACAATCTCAAGGCCAGCATCGGCGCGCCGGCGTCGTTCAACACGGCGGTGGTTGCAGCGCTCGGCGCGCTGTCGCGGCTGTCGACCGGCACGCTCGTGGTCTCCGACCGCGAGGTGAAGCTGTCGGGTGATGCGCTCTACGAGGGCGCCGCCAACGACATCCGCGCCGGCCTCGGCAAGGACTTTCCCAAGAACTGGCAATACAAGCCGGAGATCACGGTGAAGCCGGCCGCGGGGCCGGTCGATGGCACGGTCTGCCAGCAATTGTTCACCGAGCTCCTCAACAAGGGCAAGATCCGTTTCGCAGCCAAGCGCGCCGACATCGATCCGGATTCCGCAGCCATCCTCGATCATCTGATCGAGACCGCGCTGCGCTGCCCCACCACCAATATCGAGGTCGCCGGCCACACCGATGCCGACGGCGAGGACTCCTTCAACCAGGCACTGTCGGAGAAGCGCGCGCAGGCGGTGATCGATTATCTGGTCAAGGCCGGTCTGCCCGCCACCCGCTTCGCCGCGGTCGGCCATGGCGCCACGCAGCCGCTCGCCGGCAACGACACCGACGAAGGCAAGGCGCAGAACCGCCGCATCGAATTTCTGGTGAGGTGA
- a CDS encoding haloalkane dehalogenase: MSKPIEIEIRNASVLGSSMAYRETGREDAPVALFLHGNPTSSHIWRNILPLVSPVARCIAPDLVGFGQSDKPDIAYRFFDHVRYLDAFIEERGIHSAYLVAQDWGTALAFHLAARRPDLVRGLAFMEFIRPMPTWQDFHHTEVAEEQDHAEAARAAFRKFRTPGEGEAMILEANAFVERVLPGGIVRKLSDEEMAPYRAPFPTPQSRRPVLVLPRELPIAGEPADVYAALQSAHAALAASSYPKLLFTGEPGALVAPEFAERFAAALKHCALVRLGAGLHFLQEDHPEAIGRSVAGWIAGIEAVRPQLAA, encoded by the coding sequence ATGAGTAAGCCGATCGAGATCGAAATTCGCAACGCGTCTGTCCTGGGAAGCAGCATGGCCTATCGCGAGACGGGTCGGGAAGATGCGCCGGTCGCGCTGTTCCTGCACGGCAATCCGACGTCGTCGCACATCTGGCGCAACATCCTGCCGCTGGTGTCGCCGGTCGCCCGTTGCATCGCGCCAGACCTCGTCGGCTTCGGTCAATCCGACAAGCCCGACATCGCCTATCGCTTCTTCGATCATGTCCGCTATCTCGATGCATTCATTGAGGAGCGCGGCATTCATTCGGCCTATCTCGTCGCGCAGGACTGGGGCACGGCGCTGGCATTTCATCTCGCCGCGCGCCGCCCGGATCTCGTGCGCGGCCTCGCCTTCATGGAGTTCATCCGTCCGATGCCGACCTGGCAGGATTTCCACCATACCGAGGTCGCGGAAGAGCAGGATCATGCCGAGGCGGCGCGCGCGGCCTTCCGCAAATTCAGGACGCCGGGGGAGGGCGAGGCGATGATCCTCGAGGCCAACGCGTTCGTTGAGCGCGTGCTGCCGGGCGGCATCGTGCGCAAGCTCAGCGACGAGGAGATGGCGCCCTATCGCGCGCCGTTCCCGACGCCGCAGAGTCGCCGTCCTGTTCTTGTGCTTCCGCGCGAATTGCCGATCGCAGGCGAGCCCGCCGATGTCTATGCCGCGCTCCAATCCGCGCACGCGGCGCTGGCCGCGTCATCCTATCCAAAGCTGCTCTTCACCGGCGAGCCCGGAGCTCTGGTCGCGCCGGAATTTGCCGAGCGGTTTGCAGCCGCCTTGAAGCACTGCGCGCTCGTTCGTCTCGGCGCCGGCCTGCACTTCCTCCAGGAGGATCACCCTGAGGCGATCGGGCGCTCTGTCGCCGGATGGATCGCCGGCATCGAAGCGGTGCGCCCGCAGCTTGCGGCCTGA
- a CDS encoding lysylphosphatidylglycerol synthase domain-containing protein — protein MLEAIRRAMTFLRQKQILHKLGVVISVAVIGIACYVLYHMLRGIDRNEVIEAIKSTEPSQIAMAALFVAAGYFTLTFYDLFAVRAIGHAHVPYRINALAAFTSYSIGHNVGASVFTGGAVRYRIYSAYGLNAIDVAKICFLAGLTFWLGNAAVLGLGIAYHPEAAASIDQLPAWLNRAAALMIIVGLVGYVVWVWTQPRVVGRGPWTVVLPGGPLTLLQIAIGIVDLGFCALAMYVLVPDEPNLGFVVVAVIFVSATLLGFASHSPGGLGVFDAAMLVGLWQMDREELLGGMLLFRVLYYLSPFVISVILLTFREVIIGARSKRLQQAALKLDPGPAPEAAYVRERSDSGA, from the coding sequence ATGCTGGAAGCCATACGCAGAGCGATGACGTTTCTGCGCCAGAAGCAAATCCTGCATAAGCTTGGAGTCGTGATCAGCGTCGCTGTCATCGGCATCGCCTGCTATGTGCTCTATCACATGCTGCGCGGCATCGACCGCAACGAGGTCATCGAGGCGATCAAGAGCACCGAGCCGAGCCAGATTGCGATGGCGGCGCTGTTCGTGGCTGCGGGCTATTTCACCCTGACCTTCTACGATCTGTTCGCCGTGCGCGCGATCGGTCACGCCCACGTACCCTACCGCATCAACGCGCTCGCCGCCTTCACCTCCTATTCGATCGGCCACAATGTCGGCGCCAGCGTCTTCACCGGCGGCGCGGTGCGCTACCGCATCTATTCGGCCTACGGCCTGAACGCGATCGACGTCGCAAAGATCTGCTTCCTCGCCGGCCTGACCTTCTGGCTCGGCAATGCCGCTGTGCTCGGCCTCGGCATCGCCTACCATCCCGAAGCCGCCGCCTCGATCGACCAGCTTCCGGCCTGGCTGAACCGGGCGGCGGCGCTGATGATCATCGTGGGGCTGGTCGGCTATGTGGTCTGGGTCTGGACCCAGCCGCGCGTGGTTGGCCGCGGGCCCTGGACGGTGGTGCTGCCGGGCGGTCCGCTGACGCTGCTTCAGATCGCGATCGGCATCGTCGACCTCGGCTTCTGCGCGCTAGCGATGTACGTGCTGGTTCCGGACGAGCCCAATCTCGGCTTCGTCGTCGTCGCGGTGATCTTCGTCTCGGCGACGCTGCTCGGATTCGCCAGTCACTCGCCCGGGGGGCTCGGCGTGTTCGATGCCGCCATGCTGGTCGGCCTCTGGCAGATGGACCGCGAGGAGCTCCTCGGCGGCATGCTCCTGTTCCGCGTCCTCTATTATCTGTCCCCGTTCGTCATTTCTGTAATCTTGCTGACGTTTCGCGAGGTTATCATCGGCGCTCGATCGAAACGCTTGCAGCAGGCGGCGCTCAAGCTCGACCCCGGCCCGGCGCCCGAAGCCGCCTATGTGAGAGAGCGCAGCGACAGCGGCGCCTGA
- the boxC gene encoding 2,3-epoxybenzoyl-CoA dihydrolase, producing MAGEDRRLAGGATFIDFQTEPSRYRHWKLAVEGDVATLTMDVDENGGLFEGYLLKLNSYDLGVDIELADVVQRLRFEHPEVKVVVMRSAKNRVFCAGANIRMLAGSTHAHKVNFCKFTNETRNGMEDSSENSGQRYITVVNGSAAGGGYELALATDHIILADDGSSAVALPEVPLLAVLPGTGGLTRVVDKRKVRRDHADFFCTIEEGVKGKRAVQWRLVDEIAPNSKLEARIAERAREFADGSKRKGSGKGIALTPLKRAIGETSIHYGFVTVDIDRAARIAAISIKAPEAAPPADIDGMMAQGAAFWPLQVAREIDDAILHLRINELEIAMLVFKSHGDRAHVLASDAFLEANKAHWLVNEIRHYWKRVLKRIDVTSRTLVTLVEPGSCFAGTLAELVFAADRSYMLIGTRQGDNRPPPSIELSAMNFGPYPMSHGLTRLESRFQADPSDVERAEATMGTALDAEQAEELGLVTFALDDIDWDDEVRVFLEERASFSPDSLTGMEASLRFVGPETMESKIFSRLTAWQNWIFQRPNAVGEEGALRRYGSGQKPKFDMTRV from the coding sequence ATGGCCGGGGAAGATCGGCGCCTCGCAGGCGGCGCGACATTCATCGATTTCCAGACCGAACCGTCCCGCTACCGGCACTGGAAGCTCGCGGTCGAGGGCGACGTCGCGACGCTGACCATGGACGTCGACGAGAACGGCGGCCTGTTCGAGGGCTATCTGCTCAAGCTCAATTCCTACGACCTCGGCGTCGACATCGAGCTTGCGGACGTCGTGCAGCGCCTGCGCTTCGAGCACCCCGAGGTGAAGGTCGTCGTGATGCGCTCGGCCAAGAATCGCGTGTTCTGTGCCGGCGCCAACATCCGCATGCTCGCGGGCTCGACGCACGCTCACAAGGTGAACTTCTGCAAATTCACCAACGAGACCCGCAACGGCATGGAAGATTCTTCCGAGAATTCCGGCCAGCGCTACATCACGGTGGTGAACGGCTCGGCCGCCGGCGGCGGTTATGAGCTCGCGCTCGCGACTGACCACATCATCCTCGCCGACGACGGCTCGTCTGCCGTTGCCTTGCCCGAAGTGCCGCTGCTCGCGGTGCTGCCGGGCACCGGCGGCCTCACGCGTGTCGTTGACAAGCGCAAGGTGCGCCGCGACCACGCTGACTTCTTCTGCACCATCGAGGAAGGCGTCAAGGGCAAGCGCGCCGTGCAATGGCGCCTCGTCGACGAAATCGCGCCGAATAGCAAGCTCGAGGCCAGGATCGCCGAGCGCGCCAGGGAATTCGCCGATGGCTCCAAACGCAAGGGCAGCGGTAAAGGCATCGCGCTGACGCCGCTCAAGCGCGCCATCGGCGAGACCAGCATTCACTACGGCTTCGTCACCGTCGACATCGACCGCGCCGCGCGCATCGCCGCCATCTCGATCAAGGCGCCGGAAGCCGCACCTCCCGCCGACATCGACGGCATGATGGCGCAGGGCGCTGCGTTCTGGCCGCTCCAGGTCGCACGCGAGATCGACGACGCCATCCTGCATTTGCGCATCAACGAGCTCGAGATCGCCATGCTGGTGTTCAAGAGCCATGGCGACCGCGCCCATGTGCTGGCATCCGACGCCTTCCTCGAGGCCAACAAGGCGCACTGGCTGGTCAATGAAATCAGGCACTACTGGAAGCGCGTCTTGAAGCGCATCGACGTCACCTCGCGCACACTGGTGACGCTGGTCGAGCCAGGTTCGTGCTTTGCCGGCACGCTCGCCGAGCTCGTGTTCGCCGCCGACCGGTCCTACATGCTGATCGGCACGCGCCAGGGCGACAACCGTCCGCCGCCGTCGATCGAACTTTCCGCGATGAATTTCGGCCCCTATCCGATGAGCCACGGCCTGACCCGGCTGGAATCGCGCTTCCAGGCCGATCCGTCCGATGTCGAGCGCGCGGAAGCTACGATGGGCACCGCCCTCGACGCCGAGCAGGCCGAAGAGCTCGGCCTCGTCACCTTCGCGCTCGACGACATCGACTGGGACGACGAGGTCCGCGTGTTCCTCGAAGAGCGCGCCAGCTTCTCGCCCGACAGCCTCACCGGCATGGAAGCGAGCCTGCGCTTCGTCGGTCCCGAGACCATGGAATCAAAAATCTTCTCGCGCCTGACCGCATGGCAGAACTGGATATTCCAGCGCCCCAACGCGGTCGGCGAGGAAGGCGCGCTGCGCCGCTACGGCAGCGGCCAGAAGCCGAAATTCGATATGACTAGAGTTTAG
- a CDS encoding SDR family oxidoreductase, with protein sequence MFNDLFSLKGRVALVTGGSRGIGKMIAAGFLSAGAAKVYITARKAGPCEATANELTAQYGGECIALPIDISTVAGAELLASEYNKREQKLDILVNNAGAAWGAEFDEFPESGWDKVMNLNVKAPFFLTKALAPTLRASASAERPAKVINIASIDGIFVNPGETYSYAASKAGLIHLTRRMAVKLISDHVVVTAIAPGPFKSDMNRAARDHADEVATRVPVGRIGTDEDMAGAAIYLASRAGDYVVGATIAVDGGIVYANPGIKGSGWDSE encoded by the coding sequence ATGTTCAACGATCTGTTCTCGCTCAAAGGCCGCGTCGCGCTCGTGACCGGCGGCTCGCGCGGCATCGGCAAGATGATCGCGGCGGGATTCCTCAGCGCCGGCGCTGCGAAGGTCTACATCACCGCGCGCAAGGCGGGACCGTGCGAGGCCACCGCGAACGAGCTCACCGCGCAATATGGCGGCGAATGCATCGCGCTGCCGATCGACATCTCGACCGTTGCCGGCGCCGAACTGCTGGCGAGTGAATACAACAAGCGCGAACAGAAGCTCGACATCCTCGTCAACAATGCGGGAGCGGCCTGGGGCGCCGAGTTCGACGAATTCCCGGAGAGTGGCTGGGACAAGGTGATGAACCTCAACGTCAAGGCGCCGTTCTTCCTGACCAAGGCGCTGGCGCCGACGCTGCGCGCATCTGCTAGCGCCGAGCGGCCGGCGAAGGTGATCAACATCGCCTCGATCGACGGCATCTTCGTCAATCCGGGCGAGACCTATTCTTATGCCGCGAGCAAGGCCGGCCTGATCCATCTGACAAGGCGCATGGCGGTGAAGCTGATCTCCGACCACGTCGTGGTCACCGCGATCGCACCGGGCCCGTTCAAATCCGACATGAACCGCGCCGCGCGCGATCATGCCGACGAGGTCGCGACCCGCGTGCCCGTGGGCCGCATCGGCACCGACGAGGACATGGCGGGCGCCGCGATCTATCTGGCGTCGCGCGCGGGCGACTACGTGGTGGGCGCGACCATCGCGGTGGATGGCGGCATCGTTTACGCCAACCCCGGGATCAAGGGGAGCGGGTGGGATAGCGAGTGA
- a CDS encoding TetR/AcrR family transcriptional regulator: protein MPKPSLKDAILDAGLKVMFRTGYHGTSVRDVTAAAGAPQGSFTNHFRSKEAFASEVLDRYFEITSGLVAEALDDASLTPRARLRRYLDIITFRLEADGYGRGCLIGDLSLEASGSSELLRERLAAIFAEWRAPFAACIRDAQTSGEIASDFAPDELADFLLASWQGAILRMKVDRSPKALERFKTIAFQTVFKEPT, encoded by the coding sequence ATGCCAAAACCCTCGCTTAAAGACGCCATCCTCGACGCCGGTCTCAAGGTCATGTTCCGAACCGGCTATCACGGCACCAGCGTGCGCGACGTCACCGCGGCCGCGGGCGCGCCGCAGGGGTCCTTCACCAACCATTTCCGCTCCAAGGAGGCGTTCGCCTCGGAGGTGCTCGACCGCTATTTCGAAATCACCAGCGGATTGGTCGCCGAAGCGCTCGACGACGCCTCGCTGACGCCGCGGGCGCGGCTCAGGCGCTATCTCGACATCATCACCTTCCGGCTGGAGGCCGACGGTTATGGACGCGGCTGCCTGATTGGCGATCTCAGCCTGGAAGCGAGCGGCAGCAGCGAGCTGTTGCGCGAACGCCTTGCAGCGATCTTCGCCGAGTGGCGCGCGCCGTTTGCCGCCTGCATCAGGGATGCCCAGACGAGCGGCGAGATCGCATCCGATTTCGCGCCTGATGAGCTTGCCGACTTCCTGCTCGCGTCCTGGCAGGGCGCGATCCTGCGCATGAAGGTCGACCGCAGTCCCAAGGCGCTCGAACGTTTCAAGACCATCGCATTCCAAACCGTGTTCAAGGAGCCGACATGA